The following are encoded in a window of Numida meleagris isolate 19003 breed g44 Domestic line chromosome 13, NumMel1.0, whole genome shotgun sequence genomic DNA:
- the LOC110406034 gene encoding cytochrome P450 3A9-like, which yields MNLLPFFSVETWILLLIFVALLITYGTWPFGLFKKLGIPGPRPLPFFGTCLEYRKGFIEFDTECFQKYGKIWGIYDGRQPAVVVMDPQIIKTVLVKECYSTFTNRRRTDLAGVLRNAISLAEDDQWKRLRTVLSPTFTSGKLKEMFPTVKHFGEMLVKNVQKRVEKDSCIPVKDFFGSYSMDVVTSTSFGVNIDSMNNPKDPFVREMQKLTKFDFFDPIFILAFVCPFLTPLMAKMNFSFFPSDAVDFFMRSIDKIKKDREKETYKGRVDFLQMMIESQKSDINGSSDAKNSHKALTDIEVLSQAFIFIFAGYEPTSNTLCYLAYQLALHPDVQQKVVNEIDTVLPNKAPLTYEAIMQLDYLDMAVNETLRLYPLGGRLERTCKKDVEINGVTIPKGTIVIIPPYILHRDPEYWPNPEEFRPERFSKENKDNIDPYTYLPFGAGPRNCIGMRFALLTLKVAITAILQHFTFQVCKETQIPLKLLSQGLLTPEKPVVLKLVPRTNTAKA from the exons ATGaaccttcttcctttcttctctgttgaAACCTGGATCctcttgcttatttttgtaGCCCTCCTGATAAC ATATGGAACGTGGCCGTTTGGGTTGTTCAAGAAGCTGGGCATTCCTGGGCCAAGACCTCTACCTTTCTTTGGGACGTGCCTGGAATACCGCAAA GGCTTCATAGAGTTTGACACTGAGTGCTTCCAGAAGTACGGGAAAATCTGGGG GATTTACGATGGCAGGCAGCCTGCTGTGGTTGTCATGGACCCCCAGATCATCAAAACCGTGCTGGTGAAAGAGTGCTACTCCACCTTCACCAACCGCAGG CGCACAGATCTAGCAGGGGTGCTGAGAAACGCTATCTCATTAGCCGAAGACGATCAGTGGAAAAGGCTCCGTACCGTGCTCTCTCCAACCTTCACCAGTGGGAAGCTAAAGGAG ATGTTTCCTACAGTGAAGCACTTTGGGGAAATGCTGgtgaaaaatgttcaaaaaagaGTGGAAAAGGACAGCTGTATCCCTGTGAAGGA cttctttggAAGCTACAGCATGGATGTGGTCACCAGCACTTCCTTCGGTGTGAACATCGACTCCATGAACAACCCCAAAGACCCCTTTGTCAGAGAGATGCAGAAGCTGACCAAGTTTGACTTTTTTGATCCAATCTTCATCTTAGCAT ttgtatGTCCATTCCTTACCCCTCTTATGGCCAAGAtgaacttcagcttttttccCAGTGATGCTGTAGATTTCTTCATGAGGTCTATCGACAAAATTAAGAAGGATCGTGAAAAGGAGACTTACAAG GGCAGAGTAGATTTTCTGCAGATGATGATCGAATCCCAGAAATCAGACATCAACGGGAGCAGTGATGCAAAGAACTCACATAAAG CCCTGACTGACATAGAGGTCCTGTCACAAgcattcatcttcatttttgctgGGTATGAGCCCACCAGTAACACACTCTGTTACCTGGCTTACCAGCTGGCCTTGCATCCCGACGTACAGCAGAAGGTGGTGAATGAAATCGATACTGTTCTACCCAACAAG GCTCCTCTCACATACGAAGCAATAATGCAGTTGGATTACCTTGACATGGCCGTGAATGAAACCCTCCGGCTCTATCCCCTTGGAGGACGGCTTGAGAGAACctgcaagaaagatgtggaaataAATGGGGTGACCATTCCAAAGGGAACCATTGTTATCATCCCACCTTACATCCTGCACCGCGACCCCGAGTACTGGCCAAACCCAGAGGAGTTCAGACCAGAAAG GTTcagtaaggaaaacaaagacaacaTAGACCCATACACATACCTGCCTTTCGGAGCGGGGCCCAGGAACTGCATTGGGATGCGATTTGCTCTCCTGACTCTGAAAGTGGCCATCACTGCCATATTGCAACACTTCACCTTCCAGGTCTGCAAAGAAACTCAG atcCCTCTCAAGCTGCTCTCGCAGGGACTCTTGACACCGGAGAAGCCCGTCGTTCTCAAGTTAGTCCCTCGGACCAACACTGCCAAGGCGTAG